In Halobacteriovorax marinus SJ, the following proteins share a genomic window:
- a CDS encoding metallophosphoesterase family protein: MLILSLSDLHLGKGKFLKNGQLNILEDFFEDQRFYEFCEFYSSDKYYSMEVHLVLNGDILNLIQIDFEGVFTYIIDEKKADLALKKIIEGHPIFFDALKLFLSAPNKKISYVIGNHDASMDFELPQKRLDVRVDGRINYCHVLETHGVHVEHGHRFEAINSVPKDRYYSTGPSGKKIVNLPWGSLFCISVLPQLKKERPYLDKVRPMSSYIKWCLIHDFAFFIKMSIIVIKYLIESNFDTYIKDNRNFRTSLKILKQITIYPRYEKKAKSILKRNISLHTVIMGHTHLQEWRRFPEGKYYFNTGTWNPIPSIDAGLHQDSTCLTYCMLDIHKESSTLRQGSLNVWQGKWRPFTSEISTM; this comes from the coding sequence ATGTTAATTTTATCTCTTAGTGATCTTCACCTTGGAAAAGGTAAATTTCTAAAAAATGGTCAACTTAATATACTAGAGGACTTCTTTGAAGATCAGAGATTCTATGAATTCTGTGAGTTTTACTCCAGTGATAAATACTATTCAATGGAAGTTCACCTAGTTCTTAATGGAGATATTTTAAATCTTATTCAAATTGATTTTGAAGGGGTATTTACTTATATAATAGATGAGAAAAAGGCCGATTTAGCTCTAAAAAAAATTATTGAGGGGCACCCGATATTCTTTGATGCATTAAAACTCTTTCTATCAGCACCTAATAAGAAAATATCCTATGTCATCGGTAACCATGACGCTTCAATGGATTTCGAGCTTCCACAGAAGAGACTCGATGTGAGAGTGGATGGAAGAATTAACTACTGTCACGTACTTGAAACTCATGGTGTGCATGTTGAACATGGACATCGCTTTGAGGCAATAAACTCAGTACCAAAAGATCGTTACTACTCAACAGGTCCAAGTGGAAAGAAAATTGTCAATCTTCCATGGGGGAGTTTATTTTGTATATCGGTTTTGCCTCAACTTAAAAAAGAGAGACCTTATCTAGATAAAGTTCGCCCAATGAGTTCTTATATTAAGTGGTGTCTCATTCACGATTTTGCATTCTTTATAAAAATGTCCATTATTGTCATTAAGTATCTAATAGAAAGTAACTTTGATACTTATATCAAGGACAATAGAAATTTTAGAACGTCACTAAAAATTCTAAAGCAAATTACGATTTATCCACGCTATGAGAAGAAAGCAAAGAGTATTCTAAAGAGAAATATTTCACTACATACCGTAATTATGGGGCATACTCATTTACAAGAGTGGAGAAGGTTTCCAGAGGGTAAGTACTACTTTAACACTGGGACATGGAATCCAATCCCATCTATTGATGCTGGTCTTCATCAAGATTCAACATGTCTTACTTACTGCATGTTAGATATTCATAAAGAGAGCTCTACCCTTAGACAGGGCTCCCTAAATGTATGGCAAGGTAAGTGGAGACCGTTTACTTCTGAAATCTCTACTATGTAG
- a CDS encoding amino acid permease, with translation MKALERKLGLLSVVAISISAMLGSGIFVLPSLAIAQTGPSVWLAYLLASLCVLPASMSKSELATAMPTSGGTYVYLERTFGPLAGTVAGLGLWLSLLLKAAFALVGFGAYLTILADVPLITTAIISLLLITILNIFGVGKVSSALMVVVAIAITSLMALSGISIPVLDKDLMTPFMTGGFSGLMSSTALVFVSYAGVTKVAAIAEEIKSPEKNLPRGILLSLLLVTIIYCVTTFTLVGSVPSSELIGNYRPLYTMAQTVGGKGFAIFISIIGILTMISMANAGILASSRFPFAMGRDRLLPGAIGTLHKKYLTPVWSILLSSIIVAATILFMDVTKIAKLASGFMLLIYVFENIAVIVLREMRVQWYRPQFKSPMYPFLQILGILSGVGLLFGMGFIIVTAILVISIPGVALFLAYSRKRTTRRGVLGIRGKRSDLVDENVSLTNFYESIDLTKDAKVVVSLFGNERSPETLIQMAAAMSEGENLEVAHFTEVPEQTELKDLNTETVYLRSLRRRIIAMSVEQNIPITFDPIASHDISRSVFEISQRLHCLWLFKEWGGKKRGNFTVHNPVGWLRNHLQCNLAIFRDAGVRYIRKVLVIVNNNCDYELVVDTADHFATMNKASLDLVKIFKEKTPKNVLDEAQNRLASMCERTKVLSKSRVLISNKPVEDIIQLTAEYDLFVFGASNHSFIKDVIGSDDDRLIAGASCSVISVQSSQIIHEGRS, from the coding sequence TTGAAAGCATTAGAGAGAAAATTAGGTCTTCTATCTGTAGTGGCCATAAGTATAAGCGCAATGTTGGGAAGTGGGATTTTCGTACTTCCTAGTTTGGCCATCGCTCAAACAGGTCCATCTGTTTGGCTTGCTTACTTACTTGCCTCCCTCTGTGTTCTTCCCGCTTCGATGTCAAAGTCAGAACTTGCTACGGCCATGCCAACTTCAGGTGGAACCTACGTCTACCTAGAAAGAACCTTTGGACCACTTGCTGGAACCGTTGCAGGCCTCGGGCTTTGGCTCTCACTTCTTTTAAAAGCTGCCTTTGCTCTCGTAGGCTTTGGTGCTTATTTAACGATTCTAGCGGACGTTCCTCTCATCACTACCGCGATTATCTCTCTTTTACTGATAACAATCTTAAATATTTTTGGAGTTGGAAAAGTTAGTAGTGCACTAATGGTGGTCGTCGCCATCGCCATAACTTCCCTCATGGCACTAAGTGGAATTAGTATTCCGGTATTAGATAAAGATCTCATGACTCCTTTTATGACTGGGGGCTTTAGCGGTCTTATGTCTTCTACTGCTCTTGTCTTTGTTTCTTATGCGGGTGTTACAAAAGTGGCAGCAATTGCAGAGGAAATAAAGTCTCCAGAGAAGAACCTCCCTAGAGGAATTCTCTTATCACTCTTACTAGTGACTATTATCTACTGTGTAACAACTTTTACTCTCGTTGGAAGTGTTCCAAGTTCAGAGCTCATTGGAAATTATAGACCTCTCTACACAATGGCCCAGACTGTTGGTGGAAAAGGTTTCGCTATCTTTATTTCGATAATTGGTATTCTTACGATGATATCTATGGCCAACGCAGGAATATTGGCCTCTTCGCGTTTTCCTTTTGCAATGGGTAGAGACAGACTCCTACCTGGCGCTATTGGAACGCTTCACAAGAAATACTTAACTCCAGTTTGGAGTATACTTCTCTCTTCAATAATTGTAGCGGCAACAATTCTCTTTATGGACGTAACAAAGATTGCCAAACTGGCCTCAGGCTTTATGCTTCTAATCTACGTCTTTGAAAATATCGCTGTGATTGTTCTTAGGGAAATGAGAGTTCAGTGGTACCGTCCTCAGTTTAAAAGTCCGATGTACCCCTTTTTACAGATCCTAGGAATCCTCAGTGGAGTTGGGCTTCTATTTGGTATGGGATTCATTATTGTCACGGCCATACTTGTTATTTCAATTCCTGGTGTTGCTCTCTTTCTTGCTTATTCAAGAAAGAGAACCACAAGAAGAGGTGTCCTAGGGATACGAGGAAAGAGAAGTGATTTAGTTGATGAAAATGTTAGTTTAACAAACTTTTATGAAAGTATTGACCTCACAAAGGATGCGAAGGTTGTTGTCTCTCTCTTCGGTAATGAGAGAAGTCCTGAGACATTAATTCAAATGGCCGCGGCCATGAGTGAAGGTGAAAACTTAGAGGTTGCTCACTTCACTGAAGTTCCAGAGCAGACAGAGCTCAAAGATTTGAATACGGAAACAGTTTACCTAAGGTCCCTTAGAAGAAGAATTATTGCGATGTCCGTCGAGCAGAATATCCCGATCACTTTTGACCCTATTGCTAGTCACGATATTTCGAGAAGTGTTTTTGAAATTAGTCAAAGGCTCCATTGTCTATGGCTTTTCAAAGAATGGGGAGGCAAGAAACGAGGAAACTTTACGGTTCACAATCCTGTAGGGTGGCTTAGAAATCATCTTCAGTGTAATCTTGCGATCTTTAGAGATGCAGGAGTTCGCTATATTAGAAAAGTATTAGTGATAGTAAATAATAACTGTGACTACGAACTTGTTGTCGATACGGCAGATCACTTTGCAACTATGAATAAAGCTTCACTGGATCTCGTTAAAATTTTCAAAGAGAAAACACCTAAGAATGTTCTAGACGAAGCACAAAATAGATTGGCTTCAATGTGTGAGAGAACAAAAGTTCTTTCAAAGTCCAGAGTTCTTATTTCAAATAAGCCTGTAGAAGATATTATTCAACTCACAGCAGAGTATGACCTCTTTGTCTTTGGGGCTTCTAACCACTCATTTATAAAAGATGTTATTGGTTCTGATGATGATAGACTTATTGCTGGAGCGTCTTGTTCCGTAATCTCAGTGCAAAGTTCTCAAATTATTCATGAAGGTAGGAGCTAA
- a CDS encoding surface protein has translation MKIIFYTTDKSVKNFFSSLEVENACLCTSLEEVEEQFSSSNHSVVLLDFDCEELNCKALAKEFNVIENVNSVLLSGKMGIKEIMDFQNSSDACDAYLTKPLSVEILTGVINDFEIALKSANDDGSSNSEESENVDLTFIGINKDLLDQLNSADSEDKTGEVEVSADLSDEVDEDDEEEAMDFNASPIQVAKEVRDVIDSHRSSGKGFQGPVHDDIQRKFDAVFGSEREETKKEDEFNITPQGFDEDGKTQDDENGISFDLDSNESTDNDATLDINDDVAQEAVASAQEVKMSNEDENNEGLEFNIPSDEEESTESEQAVVEDASDLDFSNDEDEGGLEFNLGADEDGTQTEEFSNQDTSSDSDLDFSEDTGAGLDLSGESDELESNAEETQDAGMSFDDDTDDGLSLSAEDDVIDNQDTQEGDEDPGLSFDDDENDELDLNESYEASEEDSVDSDNDTLDFSASESDEESSDSATVSEELNFSADADSDSTDPSFDVGMGTNTSNDIESTISSIVAPDTSSANEDSTGEFDFSAAAQESEEEDEMQEFDYKTSSGFSPSELSTSEIEDDDEFGSIDESIGEDTNPTVIANTSTLTTSDFSADSSDEEDDADELLFGEETGTNELDSPSFDNTAETIVSTLSENDFTETVATSPSPDPAPTQSYSAPNEDFVRNYDEDEMLRLQGTIRQLREEREALMESINQLTSEKQILSQDNLGLKAELDELKIEIEIVKKRSHDEVSEMKYQMNMSQEKKDVFEMKYKTLHKEFERLNQKVRIDFNQVKQREKELESKLELAVMDSDSQVQSRDMKILELKRKIDSLEFNMENSSIREQKHREDKLKLEERLAKIMKTLRGSIQLIEDDLEVLESDNSTELDKN, from the coding sequence ATGAAGATCATTTTTTACACTACAGATAAGTCCGTAAAAAATTTTTTCTCATCCCTAGAGGTTGAGAATGCTTGCCTATGTACTTCTCTCGAAGAAGTAGAAGAGCAGTTTTCATCAAGTAACCACAGTGTGGTTCTCTTAGACTTTGATTGTGAGGAGCTTAATTGTAAGGCACTCGCAAAAGAATTTAATGTTATAGAGAATGTAAATAGTGTGCTCTTAAGCGGGAAGATGGGAATCAAAGAAATCATGGACTTTCAAAACTCCAGCGATGCTTGTGATGCCTATCTAACGAAACCACTTTCAGTTGAAATTCTTACAGGTGTCATTAACGACTTTGAAATTGCCCTTAAATCAGCAAACGATGATGGTTCGTCTAATAGTGAAGAGAGTGAGAATGTAGATCTTACTTTCATTGGAATTAATAAAGATTTACTAGATCAATTAAACTCTGCCGACAGTGAAGATAAGACTGGTGAGGTAGAGGTGAGTGCTGATTTAAGTGATGAAGTTGATGAAGATGACGAAGAAGAGGCGATGGACTTTAACGCTAGTCCTATTCAGGTTGCAAAAGAAGTTCGCGATGTTATCGACTCACATAGATCAAGTGGTAAAGGCTTTCAAGGCCCTGTTCACGATGATATTCAAAGAAAATTCGACGCCGTATTTGGTAGTGAAAGAGAAGAAACTAAAAAAGAAGATGAATTTAATATTACTCCTCAGGGTTTTGATGAGGATGGTAAAACGCAAGATGATGAGAATGGAATTAGTTTTGATTTAGATTCAAATGAGTCTACTGATAACGATGCCACACTTGATATTAATGACGATGTGGCACAAGAAGCCGTTGCATCTGCACAAGAGGTTAAGATGTCTAATGAAGACGAAAACAATGAAGGCCTAGAATTTAATATTCCTTCAGATGAAGAGGAGAGTACAGAGTCAGAGCAAGCTGTTGTTGAAGACGCTAGTGACTTAGACTTCTCAAACGATGAAGATGAAGGAGGGCTCGAGTTTAATTTAGGTGCTGATGAAGATGGAACTCAAACAGAGGAGTTCTCAAACCAGGATACGTCTTCTGATTCAGATTTAGACTTTTCCGAAGATACAGGTGCAGGTTTAGATCTTAGTGGCGAGAGCGATGAGCTTGAAAGCAATGCTGAGGAGACTCAAGATGCAGGCATGAGTTTTGATGATGATACTGATGATGGACTCTCTCTATCTGCAGAAGATGACGTCATTGATAATCAAGATACTCAAGAGGGTGATGAGGACCCTGGTCTTTCATTTGACGACGATGAAAATGACGAATTAGATTTAAATGAATCATATGAAGCGAGTGAAGAAGATAGTGTTGACTCAGATAATGACACTCTTGACTTTAGCGCTTCCGAGTCAGATGAAGAGAGTTCGGACTCTGCGACAGTGAGTGAAGAACTTAACTTTAGTGCTGATGCGGATAGTGATTCAACAGATCCTTCCTTTGATGTTGGAATGGGGACGAATACATCCAATGATATAGAATCGACGATTAGCTCTATCGTCGCTCCTGATACGAGTAGCGCAAATGAGGACTCAACGGGTGAGTTTGACTTCTCTGCAGCGGCACAGGAGAGTGAGGAAGAAGATGAGATGCAGGAGTTTGACTATAAAACTTCATCTGGATTTTCACCTAGTGAACTTAGTACTTCAGAAATTGAGGATGATGACGAGTTTGGCTCAATTGATGAGAGTATAGGGGAAGATACTAACCCAACAGTTATTGCCAATACCTCAACTCTTACAACTAGTGATTTCTCTGCTGACTCAAGTGATGAAGAAGATGATGCTGATGAGCTACTCTTTGGTGAAGAAACAGGAACTAATGAATTAGATTCTCCTAGTTTTGATAATACTGCTGAGACTATAGTGTCTACATTATCAGAGAATGACTTTACAGAGACTGTGGCAACAAGTCCTTCTCCTGATCCTGCTCCTACTCAATCTTATAGTGCTCCAAACGAAGACTTTGTTAGAAATTATGACGAAGATGAAATGCTTCGCTTACAAGGTACAATTAGACAATTGAGAGAGGAGCGTGAAGCGCTCATGGAGAGTATTAATCAACTAACTAGTGAGAAGCAAATACTCTCTCAAGATAACTTAGGCTTAAAAGCCGAGCTCGATGAATTAAAGATCGAGATCGAAATTGTTAAAAAGAGAAGTCACGACGAAGTAAGTGAGATGAAGTACCAAATGAATATGAGTCAAGAGAAGAAAGATGTCTTTGAAATGAAGTATAAGACTCTTCATAAAGAGTTTGAAAGGCTCAATCAGAAGGTCAGAATTGATTTTAATCAAGTAAAGCAAAGAGAGAAAGAGCTTGAAAGTAAGCTAGAGTTAGCCGTTATGGACTCTGACTCTCAAGTGCAATCTAGAGATATGAAAATACTAGAGCTTAAGAGAAAGATTGATTCATTAGAATTTAATATGGAGAACTCATCAATTAGAGAACAAAAGCATAGAGAAGATAAGCTTAAGCTGGAAGAGAGATTGGCAAAGATTATGAAAACGCTAAGAGGATCAATTCAGCTTATTGAAGATGACTTAGAAGTTTTAGAGTCAGATAACTCTACAGAATTGGATAAGAATTGA
- a CDS encoding ankyrin repeat domain-containing protein produces MKHILIVDDDLDIHGLFKIHFKDLDYKLHFATDVEEALIHLEHDDVAFIFLDIIIGDNETSHRILRNSGDRPIFLMSSHITDDFCQRVVEKNVNILDCLPKPFTKKDIVNLLSDYKSFAYGKKKFNPNEDTHFVEGKREDIGEEHINVKGHKELSESIQLISGDEPLAEETEIVRGGEHDEEEDIHVSGNFNEDFDEHFTIVSGDYSEPDREEVMRVKRLHELEELREKGPLSRTDAGYSRLMISVFLESKDEVAQALDDGIKIDLLCRGGFSALHFAVMKDLYEIAEFLIQRGAKLTVKDNDGREPLYFAIFRGNLDLVKLMVEAGAPLNRRVNGKSYLMIAALKRHEVLFKYLLSQGVSLAVRDNEGFNINYYLKKLKLEHYLMSESA; encoded by the coding sequence ATGAAACATATTCTTATTGTAGATGACGATTTAGATATTCACGGACTTTTTAAAATCCACTTCAAAGACCTAGACTATAAGCTTCACTTCGCAACAGATGTAGAAGAAGCTCTCATTCATCTAGAACATGATGACGTGGCCTTTATTTTCTTAGATATAATTATCGGGGATAATGAGACCAGTCATAGGATCCTAAGAAATAGTGGTGATAGACCAATTTTCTTGATGAGTTCTCATATTACAGATGATTTTTGTCAAAGAGTTGTAGAAAAAAATGTTAATATTTTAGATTGTCTACCAAAGCCTTTTACTAAGAAAGATATTGTTAATCTCTTATCTGACTATAAGAGTTTTGCTTATGGTAAGAAGAAGTTTAACCCAAATGAAGATACTCACTTTGTTGAAGGAAAAAGAGAAGATATAGGTGAAGAGCATATAAATGTTAAAGGCCATAAAGAATTAAGTGAATCGATTCAACTGATTTCTGGTGATGAGCCTCTAGCTGAGGAAACGGAAATCGTTAGAGGAGGTGAGCATGATGAGGAAGAAGATATTCATGTCTCTGGTAATTTTAACGAGGACTTTGATGAGCACTTTACCATAGTCAGTGGAGACTATTCAGAGCCTGACCGCGAAGAAGTAATGCGAGTCAAGAGACTGCACGAGCTTGAAGAGTTAAGAGAGAAGGGACCTCTTTCTAGAACTGATGCTGGTTACTCTCGCTTAATGATATCAGTCTTTCTAGAGAGTAAAGATGAGGTCGCACAGGCCCTTGATGATGGAATAAAAATTGATCTTCTTTGCCGTGGGGGCTTCTCAGCTCTTCACTTTGCGGTAATGAAAGATCTCTATGAAATTGCAGAGTTTCTCATTCAAAGAGGTGCCAAGCTAACAGTGAAAGATAATGATGGCAGAGAGCCATTATATTTTGCCATTTTTAGAGGCAATTTAGATTTAGTTAAGCTTATGGTTGAGGCAGGAGCGCCGTTAAATCGCAGAGTTAACGGAAAGTCCTATTTAATGATTGCAGCGCTTAAAAGACATGAAGTATTATTTAAGTATCTACTTTCACAGGGAGTTTCACTCGCAGTAAGGGATAATGAGGGCTTTAATATTAACTATTATCTAAAGAAGTTGAAGCTTGAACATTATCTGATGAGTGAAAGCGCTTAG
- a CDS encoding bactofilin family protein: MDNLISIEEQEFTLIGKKTRLSGVFNFNGLTHIAGTIEGDLNIKDKSLLTIEESSEIEGKINCADLKIFGKVKGEIHSSGKVEIFPSGIIQGLIKSQNLVIHPGAIINIDGHTTGTGH, translated from the coding sequence ATGGATAATCTAATTTCAATTGAAGAACAAGAATTCACTCTCATTGGTAAGAAGACACGACTAAGTGGTGTCTTTAACTTTAATGGACTGACTCATATAGCAGGAACAATTGAGGGTGATTTAAATATTAAAGACAAGTCTCTTCTAACGATTGAAGAAAGCAGTGAAATTGAAGGTAAGATTAATTGTGCTGATTTGAAAATCTTTGGAAAAGTTAAGGGAGAGATTCACTCCAGTGGCAAAGTCGAGATATTTCCTTCAGGAATTATTCAAGGACTAATTAAGTCTCAAAATCTAGTTATTCATCCTGGTGCGATTATAAATATTGACGGGCATACAACAGGAACTGGCCACTAA
- a CDS encoding GGDEF domain-containing protein, with translation MSEENLNIHYKNLLDFIFECDQLDSIKQVYELLNNFWIKEFSTSSINVFSVYRKNPDSRSCRQIWKPKKVIQGLSESELKHLKKEIKAGEELERWKNISPKEGEFFYVISCGESFSQEFYAGFKSSEKIPDKILDYLVSYLVNSSKKFKKFSEAEKLKSLVHIDDVTGLYNQRKFLKDIDDSIIKFEETGEVFSVIFIDIDHFKSVNDGHGHLVGTQLLSDVANVLKRVVRESDLSYRYGGDEFVIIVPTCDAKNAKEVGLRILNGISKEEFYVSEEKGINGSHTFKLSVSVGVATYPEDAKTRVEIISFADKMMYKAKQSGRGKVCCAGEMFTEEE, from the coding sequence TTGAGCGAAGAGAATTTAAATATACATTATAAGAATCTTTTAGATTTTATCTTTGAGTGCGATCAATTAGATTCGATTAAGCAAGTTTATGAACTCTTAAATAACTTTTGGATCAAAGAGTTTTCAACTTCATCAATTAATGTCTTTAGTGTTTATAGAAAGAATCCAGACTCTCGTAGTTGTAGACAAATCTGGAAGCCTAAGAAGGTTATTCAGGGCTTGAGTGAGAGTGAATTAAAACATTTGAAAAAAGAAATAAAAGCAGGGGAAGAGCTAGAGCGCTGGAAGAATATCTCACCAAAAGAGGGGGAGTTCTTCTATGTAATCTCATGTGGAGAATCATTCTCGCAAGAATTCTATGCAGGTTTTAAATCATCTGAGAAAATACCTGATAAGATTTTAGATTACCTAGTCTCTTACCTCGTAAATTCGTCAAAGAAGTTTAAGAAATTTAGTGAAGCTGAAAAGCTTAAATCACTCGTTCATATTGATGATGTAACAGGTCTTTATAATCAAAGAAAATTCCTAAAAGATATTGATGATTCGATCATTAAGTTTGAAGAGACAGGAGAAGTCTTCTCGGTCATCTTTATAGATATTGACCACTTTAAAAGTGTCAATGATGGTCATGGTCATCTCGTTGGAACCCAGCTTCTCTCCGATGTTGCTAATGTACTTAAGAGAGTCGTTAGGGAGAGTGATTTATCATACCGCTATGGTGGTGATGAATTTGTGATTATTGTCCCAACGTGTGACGCTAAAAATGCTAAAGAAGTGGGCCTAAGAATTTTAAATGGTATTTCTAAAGAAGAGTTCTACGTCTCAGAAGAGAAGGGAATCAACGGTTCACATACCTTTAAGCTATCGGTCTCTGTTGGTGTGGCAACATACCCGGAAGACGCTAAGACAAGAGTTGAAATTATTAGCTTTGCAGATAAGATGATGTATAAGGCCAAGCAGTCTGGTAGAGGAAAAGTCTGTTGTGCTGGAGAAATGTTTACTGAGGAAGAGTAG
- a CDS encoding M16 family metallopeptidase, translated as MKALIILLALSSSLQAFGFGKDRIKKLDWNGIEVTWLEDKRLPMYQVMIHFADGSLSDHPKRMGETSMMFNLLDSGTRRYSQKDISDNLEYFGANWGSYVTHESTVYEVSGLAKDMSPTMKKICHLFRDASFTKREINKYKRVVRSNAKSIVNDHSHIASTAFRELSLAGTPYDYPVGGKIKDLKGIKSKSLKDKLHYFNTKVKKKIYITGPKSILALQGIIEKDCGWKGAREDYERVVDYTPKKPSKSPEIYLVTVPSANQAQVRFGRFLNEGEFENSELNSLGTEFLGGGFTSKLMREIRVKRGLSYTASAYAGGQRQYGRAVISTFTKVKSVEELINVVKDILIDIKENGVDSEELERARGALIGSFPFRFEKSSAYLQQLMNFDDINKSYDSLYLFPKIVKGFSKEDVSKNLSSLFDWNNQTIVIVGPKSLAKDLKNFGKVKVVNYKRFF; from the coding sequence ATGAAAGCATTAATTATTTTATTGGCACTCTCAAGCTCTCTTCAGGCCTTCGGCTTTGGAAAGGATAGAATTAAAAAGCTAGATTGGAATGGTATAGAGGTAACTTGGTTAGAAGATAAGAGACTTCCAATGTATCAAGTTATGATTCATTTCGCTGATGGTTCTCTATCTGATCATCCTAAGAGAATGGGTGAAACTTCAATGATGTTTAATTTATTAGATAGTGGTACGAGACGCTATTCTCAAAAAGATATCTCAGACAACTTAGAGTACTTCGGGGCAAATTGGGGATCGTATGTGACTCATGAGTCAACAGTCTATGAAGTCTCTGGTCTTGCAAAGGATATGAGTCCAACGATGAAGAAAATTTGTCACCTCTTTAGAGATGCAAGCTTCACTAAGAGAGAAATTAATAAGTATAAGAGAGTCGTTAGAAGTAATGCAAAGAGTATAGTTAATGACCACTCTCATATCGCTTCTACTGCCTTTAGAGAACTCTCTTTAGCAGGAACACCTTACGATTACCCAGTGGGTGGAAAAATAAAGGACTTGAAAGGAATTAAGTCAAAGAGTCTTAAAGATAAGCTTCACTACTTTAATACAAAGGTAAAAAAGAAGATCTATATTACAGGGCCAAAATCAATTCTGGCGCTACAGGGAATTATTGAAAAAGACTGTGGATGGAAAGGAGCGAGAGAAGATTATGAGAGAGTCGTAGACTATACTCCGAAGAAGCCCTCTAAGTCTCCAGAGATTTACCTTGTAACTGTTCCTTCGGCCAATCAAGCACAGGTGAGATTTGGTCGCTTTCTAAATGAAGGGGAGTTTGAAAACTCTGAGTTAAACTCCCTTGGAACTGAGTTTCTTGGCGGTGGTTTTACATCAAAATTAATGAGAGAGATTAGAGTAAAAAGAGGTCTTTCGTACACGGCTAGCGCTTATGCTGGAGGACAACGTCAGTATGGTAGGGCCGTTATTTCTACTTTTACTAAGGTTAAATCAGTTGAAGAGCTCATAAATGTAGTAAAAGATATTTTAATTGATATTAAAGAAAATGGCGTTGATTCAGAAGAGTTAGAAAGAGCGAGAGGGGCCTTAATAGGAAGCTTTCCTTTTAGGTTTGAAAAAAGCTCAGCCTATCTTCAGCAATTAATGAACTTTGATGACATTAATAAGAGTTATGATTCTCTCTACCTCTTTCCAAAGATTGTAAAAGGATTCTCTAAGGAAGATGTTAGTAAGAATCTCTCCTCTCTATTTGATTGGAATAATCAAACGATCGTTATCGTTGGACCAAAGAGCTTGGCCAAAGACTTAAAGAACTTTGGTAAAGTAAAAGTTGTAAATTATAAGAGATTTTTCTAA
- a CDS encoding L,D-transpeptidase family protein: MTKNYLSFILFFLSVNASFAETYLPAQLLMLDENFSHHVVLAEKSTHTLYLFKNENGNPQLVNKYPMATGKKAGDKLFQGDHRTPEGIYSFTDFLTHQDLLNRHGKQGQIYGVGAFVMNYPNPIDKRNGKTGGGIWLHSTNDETRIDKGLDSRGCVVATNSNLIELSKFIELNRTPMVVVQNITYLEKSTWLSQRGNLNDTLESWLTGWQTENKALYFKSYHPSEFFDKFKGDFSNFKKYKTAVFNNPGKPSIEIEDVSILRAKEYAVITFKQIYNSNTVSDVGRKSLYLKQDEFYNWKIVNETWTKSGIKEEDEEKVAFQPSMRFFKNNDPASILGADFVKRDSN, encoded by the coding sequence ATGACGAAAAATTACTTGAGTTTTATTCTTTTCTTCTTAAGTGTAAACGCCTCTTTTGCAGAGACCTACCTTCCCGCTCAACTACTTATGCTCGATGAGAACTTCTCACATCATGTAGTTCTAGCAGAGAAGTCAACACATACACTTTACTTATTTAAAAATGAAAATGGTAATCCTCAACTAGTTAATAAATATCCAATGGCCACAGGTAAGAAGGCCGGAGATAAACTCTTCCAAGGTGATCATAGAACACCAGAAGGGATTTACTCATTTACTGACTTTCTCACTCATCAAGACCTCCTCAATAGACATGGTAAGCAAGGTCAAATTTATGGAGTTGGGGCCTTTGTAATGAACTACCCAAATCCAATTGATAAGAGAAATGGTAAAACAGGTGGAGGAATTTGGCTTCACTCTACAAATGATGAAACTAGAATTGATAAAGGTCTAGACTCTAGAGGATGTGTGGTTGCTACGAACTCAAACCTCATTGAGCTTTCAAAGTTTATCGAACTCAATAGAACTCCAATGGTTGTCGTTCAAAATATCACTTATCTAGAGAAGTCGACTTGGCTCTCACAAAGAGGAAACTTAAATGACACTCTCGAGAGCTGGCTAACAGGGTGGCAAACTGAAAATAAGGCCCTTTATTTTAAGAGCTATCACCCTTCAGAGTTCTTTGATAAATTCAAAGGGGATTTTTCTAATTTCAAGAAATATAAAACTGCAGTCTTTAATAATCCTGGAAAACCAAGTATTGAAATTGAAGATGTTTCTATCCTTCGCGCAAAAGAGTATGCAGTCATCACCTTTAAACAAATTTATAACTCCAACACTGTCAGCGACGTTGGTAGAAAGTCTCTATACCTAAAGCAGGATGAATTCTACAATTGGAAAATTGTAAATGAAACTTGGACAAAGAGTGGAATTAAAGAAGAAGATGAAGAGAAAGTAGCTTTCCAACCTTCTATGAGATTTTTTAAAAATAATGATCCAGCTTCAATCCTTGGAGCTGATTTCGTTAAAAGAGATAGTAATTAA